The following are encoded together in the Verrucomicrobiia bacterium genome:
- a CDS encoding type II secretion system protein, with the protein MKPVLQRGGARRFLSGGPAFTLVELLVVIAMIGILSALLLPALNRAKNRAQAVGCLSNTRQLGLAWTLYADDHEGRLPYNLGGDASRSTVAQRTNLNWVNNIMTWELDPDNTNTATITEASLGPYGNRSVNIYRCPSDHVLSAIQRQAGWTARIRSYSMNAMVGDAGELSRMGSNVNNPGYVQFFRITSIPHPAEIFVFLDEHPDSINDGYFLNRASYQEWVDLPASYHDGAASFSFADGHSQLRRWVVDSTKAPAKPDGAALPFYVSRTQSADFKWITDHMSVDSDSVPRSGY; encoded by the coding sequence ATGAAACCAGTCCTTCAGCGCGGCGGTGCGAGACGTTTCCTTTCCGGTGGGCCCGCCTTCACTTTGGTGGAATTGTTGGTCGTCATCGCGATGATCGGCATTTTGTCGGCCCTGTTGTTGCCGGCCCTCAACCGCGCCAAAAACCGCGCCCAAGCCGTCGGCTGTCTCAGCAACACCCGCCAGCTTGGGCTGGCTTGGACGCTTTACGCGGATGATCACGAGGGCCGCCTGCCGTATAACCTCGGCGGTGACGCTTCGCGGTCCACCGTGGCCCAGCGGACCAATTTGAACTGGGTCAACAACATCATGACGTGGGAGCTGGACCCGGACAACACCAACACGGCCACCATCACCGAGGCCAGCTTGGGACCTTACGGCAACCGGTCAGTGAACATTTACCGATGTCCGTCCGATCACGTGCTGAGCGCGATCCAAAGGCAGGCGGGCTGGACAGCGCGCATCCGCAGTTACTCAATGAATGCCATGGTGGGGGATGCCGGGGAATTGTCGCGCATGGGCTCCAACGTCAACAATCCGGGCTATGTGCAGTTTTTCCGGATCACCTCCATTCCGCATCCGGCGGAAATCTTCGTCTTTCTGGACGAACATCCGGACAGCATCAACGACGGCTATTTTTTGAACCGTGCCTCCTACCAGGAATGGGTGGATCTGCCGGCCTCGTATCACGACGGGGCGGCCTCGTTCTCCTTTGCCGACGGTCACAGCCAGTTGCGCCGCTGGGTGGTGGACAGCACCAAGGCCCCGGCCAAACCGGATGGGGCGGCGCTGCCGTTCTACGTCTCCCGCACCCAGTCAGCCGACTTCAAGTGGATCACGGATCACATGAGCGTGGACAGCGATTCAGTGCCCCGCAGCGGGTATTGA
- a CDS encoding cytochrome c3 family protein — translation MAGATGLAAALTATLVALVLSALLNSCSSVPATVELLPTIPGATYVGSRACADCHAQYVRRFPASPHARAHFADAPGGRVSGCESCHGPGSLHVAAGGGRGKFIINPGRDPSACFACHLETRGEFSLAHHHPVASGQMNCVQCHDPHGMDIFKSSGGLAMARENETCAACHREQTRPFVFEHEAMREGCTTCHNPHGSVNRKLLVQADANLCLRCHAQNQGVAGGTGVVMIGAVDHTAFLSRATCWTAGCHTAVHGSNVDPRLQY, via the coding sequence ATGGCAGGCGCAACCGGTCTGGCGGCCGCTTTGACGGCGACGTTGGTGGCACTCGTGCTGTCGGCGCTGTTGAACTCCTGCTCCTCGGTGCCGGCGACCGTGGAACTTTTGCCGACCATTCCCGGAGCCACGTATGTCGGCAGCCGTGCCTGCGCCGACTGCCACGCGCAATATGTGCGCCGTTTTCCAGCCAGTCCGCACGCCCGCGCGCATTTTGCCGATGCGCCGGGCGGACGCGTTTCCGGCTGCGAATCGTGTCACGGTCCGGGCAGCCTTCACGTCGCGGCGGGCGGCGGGCGGGGCAAGTTCATCATCAATCCGGGGCGGGATCCGTCGGCCTGCTTTGCCTGCCATTTGGAAACGCGGGGCGAGTTCAGCCTGGCGCATCATCATCCGGTCGCCAGCGGGCAGATGAACTGCGTGCAGTGTCATGACCCGCACGGGATGGACATATTCAAATCGTCCGGCGGGCTTGCCATGGCACGCGAGAATGAAACGTGCGCCGCCTGCCATCGCGAACAAACGCGGCCCTTCGTCTTCGAACACGAGGCCATGCGGGAGGGCTGCACCACGTGCCACAATCCCCACGGTTCTGTAAATCGCAAGCTGCTGGTCCAGGCCGACGCCAACCTCTGTCTGCGCTGTCATGCGCAGAATCAGGGCGTCGCCGGCGGCACGGGCGTGGTCATGATTGGTGCCGTGGATCACACGGCATTTTTGAGCCGGGCGACCTGCTGGACGGCAGGCTGCCATACCGCGGTGCATGGCTCCAACGTCGATCCTCGATTGCAATACTGA
- a CDS encoding RNA polymerase sigma factor, translating into MAAELEFEALVARFYEPLYRFAFSLCRDEADACDLTQQTFYVWASKGHQLRDRGKVKTWLFTTLHRLFLETRRRATLHPHEELDAADESLAAPAPELANQLDAPQVLQALARVDAVYQAPVALFYLEDYAYKEIAAILDVPMGTVKSRIARGIAQLQKLLNDDPTPTHSNGGLNP; encoded by the coding sequence ATGGCGGCGGAGCTTGAATTTGAAGCCCTGGTGGCCCGGTTTTACGAGCCACTCTACCGGTTCGCGTTCAGCCTGTGCCGCGACGAGGCCGACGCATGCGATTTGACGCAACAGACCTTCTACGTGTGGGCCAGCAAGGGGCACCAATTACGCGACCGGGGCAAGGTCAAGACCTGGTTGTTTACCACGCTGCACCGGCTGTTTCTGGAGACGCGCCGCCGTGCCACGCTGCATCCGCACGAAGAACTGGATGCCGCCGACGAATCACTTGCCGCACCGGCCCCCGAACTCGCCAATCAACTCGACGCCCCGCAGGTCTTGCAGGCACTGGCCCGCGTGGATGCCGTTTACCAAGCGCCGGTGGCACTGTTTTATCTGGAAGATTACGCCTACAAGGAAATCGCCGCCATTCTCGACGTGCCCATGGGAACCGTAAAATCGCGCATCGCCCGGGGAATCGCGCAATTGCAAAAGCTCCTGAACGATGACCCCACCCCAACGCATTCAAACGGAGGGCTGAACCCATGA
- a CDS encoding glycosyl hydrolase 115 family protein: protein MDKPLDGADGITLVAGKVRAALVVADQDEPVVHLAANLLADDVQRVSGQRPVVTNTPAAAPQLVIAGTLGQSPLIQTLVADGKLKDLDTLRGRWEATRMEMVEQPFPGVARALVIVGSDRRGTAYGLMHLSEVIGVSPWYWWADVPPRHREALAIRVPTPQMDAPDVKYRGFFINDEDWGLFPWASKTFDPEFKNIGPKTYARVFELMLRLRLNYLWPAMHACSTEFGSVPENVALADQFGIVAGSSHCEPMLCNNVHWNEKARGLWNYSLNRDAIHSYWEDNVKARGSEEAVWTIGIRGIHDAGMERPPNDLPGRIKLMSEVFRDQRELLDRYVTRKWGPVAQCFVPYKEVLPIYDAGLPVPDDVTLVWGDDNFGYLRRLSSSAERRRLGGAGVYWHLSYYGGPHSYTWINTTAPALMWEELHKAWENDARTIWVINVGDLKPMEIGIDYFSRLAWHPDGLPLGMQRRFLTGFAVANFGEKFAAPMAELLMEFYRLGTIRKPELMEREWALSLTPEEAKQLADDYQKMLDRERVLADAMPHEARDAFTELVGFSVQVLGETGQIFLADRHVQRGENVSANAEQINRLRGDLERQVRNYNTNLAGGKWNYIMPGLVTGKNLMAWNSQVRWPWGEKSASPTNAVAKGNSPAAGMHWRDAATADRQIATGPARWSAVEGLGPSGRAMALQPANLAASWPEDDAAAPALEFDFDGKTGDAEAWVDFLPTFRLCPGMKLRVAVSVDGAAPAMIEVPGSSGAENENGRVRSEAVQDNYVRAKVPLPALVAGRHTLKIRAVDPGVVIDRLVLP from the coding sequence TTGGACAAGCCTTTGGATGGCGCTGATGGCATCACGTTGGTGGCCGGCAAGGTCCGGGCGGCATTGGTGGTGGCAGATCAGGACGAGCCGGTCGTGCATTTGGCGGCCAACCTGTTGGCGGATGATGTCCAGCGCGTGTCCGGGCAACGTCCCGTCGTAACCAACACCCCGGCCGCGGCGCCGCAATTGGTCATCGCCGGAACGTTGGGCCAAAGTCCGTTGATCCAAACGCTGGTTGCCGACGGGAAGCTGAAAGACCTCGACACCCTTCGCGGCCGGTGGGAAGCCACGCGCATGGAAATGGTGGAGCAGCCGTTTCCGGGCGTGGCGCGCGCCCTGGTGATTGTTGGCAGCGACCGGCGCGGCACCGCCTACGGATTGATGCACCTTTCTGAAGTGATCGGCGTTTCACCCTGGTATTGGTGGGCGGACGTTCCGCCGCGGCACCGCGAGGCCCTGGCGATCCGCGTTCCGACGCCGCAAATGGATGCGCCGGATGTCAAATATCGTGGCTTCTTCATCAATGACGAGGACTGGGGCCTGTTTCCGTGGGCGTCAAAGACCTTTGATCCGGAATTCAAAAACATTGGTCCGAAGACCTACGCACGAGTCTTTGAACTGATGTTGCGCCTGCGGCTGAATTATCTGTGGCCGGCCATGCACGCCTGCAGCACCGAGTTCGGTTCCGTTCCCGAAAACGTTGCGCTGGCGGACCAGTTCGGAATTGTGGCCGGCTCGTCCCATTGCGAGCCAATGCTCTGCAACAACGTTCATTGGAATGAAAAGGCGCGCGGCCTTTGGAATTACAGTCTCAATCGCGATGCCATTCATTCCTACTGGGAGGACAACGTGAAGGCCCGCGGCAGCGAAGAGGCCGTCTGGACCATCGGAATTCGGGGCATTCACGATGCTGGCATGGAGCGGCCGCCGAACGACCTGCCGGGCCGAATCAAACTGATGAGCGAGGTTTTTCGTGACCAACGCGAATTGTTGGACCGGTATGTGACCCGGAAATGGGGGCCCGTGGCCCAGTGCTTCGTCCCCTACAAGGAAGTGCTGCCGATTTATGATGCGGGTTTGCCGGTGCCCGATGATGTCACACTCGTGTGGGGGGACGACAATTTTGGCTACCTCCGCCGCCTCAGCTCGTCCGCCGAGCGGAGGCGATTGGGTGGGGCGGGGGTTTACTGGCACCTGTCCTACTATGGCGGTCCACATTCCTACACATGGATCAACACCACGGCGCCTGCTCTCATGTGGGAGGAGTTGCACAAGGCTTGGGAAAACGACGCCCGCACCATTTGGGTGATCAATGTGGGCGACCTCAAGCCGATGGAAATCGGCATCGACTATTTCTCGCGCCTGGCGTGGCATCCGGACGGCCTTCCACTCGGAATGCAACGCCGGTTTCTGACCGGCTTTGCCGTCGCGAATTTCGGGGAAAAATTCGCGGCGCCGATGGCCGAATTGTTGATGGAATTTTACCGGCTGGGCACCATCCGCAAACCGGAGCTGATGGAACGAGAGTGGGCGCTGTCGCTCACCCCGGAGGAGGCGAAGCAACTGGCGGACGATTATCAAAAAATGCTCGACCGCGAACGGGTGCTGGCGGATGCCATGCCCCACGAGGCGCGTGATGCTTTCACCGAACTGGTTGGTTTTTCCGTCCAGGTGCTTGGCGAGACGGGGCAGATTTTCCTGGCCGACCGGCATGTCCAGCGCGGCGAAAATGTTTCGGCCAACGCGGAACAAATCAACCGGCTGCGCGGCGACCTGGAACGGCAGGTTCGGAACTACAACACGAACCTGGCCGGCGGAAAGTGGAATTACATCATGCCCGGCCTCGTCACCGGGAAAAACCTGATGGCGTGGAACAGCCAGGTGCGCTGGCCCTGGGGTGAAAAATCCGCTTCGCCGACCAATGCCGTGGCCAAGGGAAACTCGCCGGCTGCCGGCATGCACTGGCGTGATGCGGCCACCGCTGACCGTCAAATCGCGACGGGTCCGGCCCGCTGGTCCGCCGTCGAAGGTCTTGGTCCATCGGGAAGGGCCATGGCGTTGCAGCCCGCGAACCTGGCCGCGTCCTGGCCGGAGGATGACGCCGCCGCGCCGGCCCTTGAATTTGATTTCGACGGCAAAACGGGCGACGCCGAAGCTTGGGTGGACTTTCTGCCCACCTTTCGTCTGTGCCCCGGCATGAAGCTGCGGGTGGCCGTGTCTGTGGATGGCGCCGCGCCGGCGATGATTGAGGTGCCGGGGTCCAGCGGTGCCGAAAACGAAAACGGGCGCGTGCGCAGCGAAGCGGTGCAGGACAATTACGTGCGTGCGAAGGTGCCGTTGCCTGCGCTGGTGGCCGGCCGGCACACCTTGAAAATTCGTGCCGTGGATCCGGGCGTGGTGATTGACCGATTGGTCTTGCCTTGA
- a CDS encoding beta-L-arabinofuranosidase domain-containing protein: protein MSHLCFARLFRCSPFALFVSCLSLFALTARGAENGKPVNLALVATPSSSYCSGDTTLNALNDGDTPRRSFAAPHEAYGNWPHTDTVWVQYDWDRPISANRMEVYWWIDGQGVGAPKACRLLYWNGSEFVPVPNAAGLGVARNQFNTTTFDPVHTTKLRLEIVSDGRLSTGILEWKVYDAGDSPGFPPSVNAGIDRVVIIGGKTYLSGAVKSLKGENIKTTWSKTSGPGAVNFADAGALETTATVSEPGDYVLKLTALDGDLSGSATLKLRAEPPPPKERLNVVYTKHYSINSPLWQARAKALIVNWIPHCIDQINATNLTEGQGGIDNFIEAGKALRGEPHGHHKGYVFANAWVHQTVESMCIALMVDPQGDPDILKAQAKMKRTLEDWIPIILGAQEPDGYLQTAYTLADRQRWPERWSPEHRGDHEGYVAGYFIESAINHYTLTDGTDLRLYNAAKKLADCWVANIGPGKKAWFDGHQEMEQALVRFGRFVNDVEGHGRGDNYIKLARFLLDSRRGGSEYDQSHLPPIKQYEAVGHAVRAAYFYSGMADIAAETGDIDYESAVMSLWDNIVNKKYYVTGGIGSGETSEGFGPNYSLPNHAYCESCSSCGLIFFQYKLNLAYHDAKYADLYEETMYNALLGATDLDGKNFNYTNPLVDGRRTPWHVCPCCVGNIPRTLLMIPTWTYVKSDDGIYVNLFIGSRINVERVAGTDVEMVQDTDYPWSGKIAITVNPKQSRKFSVYVRIPDRSTSELYTETPAVSGYTSFAVNGKSYTPKMEKGYAVVTREWKAGDRIELELPLRPQRITADQHVNADEGRVALRYGPLIYSVERADQSDLSQPLSADPLKVEWRGNLLDGVMVLEGKWANGKPMTAIPNFARLNRLGQVATDAADEPKVNYAPGATVSDASSSTGNSEPQPRRRNRRNANGPESMVWMLNGK from the coding sequence ATGAGTCATCTTTGTTTTGCCCGGCTGTTCCGGTGTTCGCCGTTCGCTCTGTTCGTGTCGTGTCTGTCGCTGTTCGCGTTGACGGCGCGGGGCGCGGAGAACGGAAAGCCGGTCAATCTGGCCCTGGTGGCGACTCCGTCGAGTTCCTATTGCTCCGGCGACACCACGCTCAATGCGCTCAATGATGGAGACACGCCCCGGCGGTCGTTCGCCGCGCCACACGAAGCCTACGGCAACTGGCCTCACACTGACACGGTCTGGGTGCAATACGACTGGGACCGGCCGATTTCCGCCAACCGGATGGAGGTTTACTGGTGGATTGACGGGCAGGGTGTGGGCGCGCCCAAGGCGTGCCGGCTGTTGTATTGGAACGGCAGCGAGTTCGTCCCGGTGCCGAACGCCGCCGGCCTGGGCGTGGCGCGAAATCAGTTCAACACGACCACCTTTGATCCGGTGCACACGACCAAACTGCGGCTGGAAATCGTTTCAGACGGGCGGCTCTCGACGGGCATTCTCGAGTGGAAGGTCTATGACGCGGGCGATTCGCCGGGCTTTCCGCCGTCGGTGAACGCGGGCATTGATCGCGTCGTGATCATCGGCGGCAAGACCTACCTCTCCGGCGCGGTCAAATCGCTCAAGGGCGAAAACATCAAGACAACGTGGTCGAAGACGTCCGGGCCGGGCGCAGTGAACTTTGCGGACGCCGGCGCGCTGGAAACCACGGCCACCGTTTCGGAGCCGGGCGATTACGTGCTGAAGCTGACCGCGCTGGACGGGGACTTGAGCGGCAGTGCGACGTTGAAGCTGCGCGCCGAACCGCCGCCACCCAAGGAGCGGCTCAATGTCGTTTACACCAAGCATTACAGCATCAACAGCCCGCTCTGGCAGGCGCGGGCGAAGGCGCTGATTGTGAACTGGATTCCGCACTGCATTGACCAGATCAACGCAACGAACCTCACGGAAGGGCAGGGCGGCATTGACAATTTCATCGAGGCGGGCAAGGCGCTGCGCGGCGAACCGCACGGACACCACAAGGGTTACGTCTTTGCCAACGCCTGGGTGCATCAAACCGTCGAGTCCATGTGCATTGCGTTGATGGTGGATCCGCAGGGCGATCCGGACATCCTTAAGGCACAGGCGAAGATGAAACGGACGCTGGAGGATTGGATTCCGATCATCCTCGGGGCGCAGGAACCGGACGGTTATTTGCAGACGGCCTACACGCTGGCCGACCGCCAGCGCTGGCCGGAACGCTGGTCGCCGGAACACCGCGGCGACCACGAAGGCTACGTCGCGGGCTATTTCATCGAATCGGCCATCAATCATTACACGCTCACCGACGGCACGGACTTGCGCCTCTACAATGCGGCCAAGAAGCTGGCGGATTGCTGGGTGGCCAACATCGGTCCGGGCAAGAAGGCGTGGTTTGACGGCCATCAGGAAATGGAGCAGGCGCTGGTGCGGTTCGGCCGGTTCGTGAATGACGTCGAAGGCCACGGCCGCGGCGACAATTACATCAAGCTCGCGCGGTTCCTGCTCGATTCGCGGCGCGGCGGCTCGGAATACGACCAGAGCCATCTGCCGCCCATCAAACAATACGAAGCCGTCGGTCATGCGGTGCGCGCGGCCTATTTCTACTCCGGCATGGCGGACATTGCCGCGGAAACGGGTGACATCGACTACGAAAGCGCCGTGATGTCGCTTTGGGACAACATCGTGAACAAGAAATATTACGTCACCGGCGGCATCGGCAGCGGCGAAACCTCGGAAGGCTTTGGCCCGAATTACTCGCTGCCGAATCATGCCTACTGCGAATCGTGCTCAAGCTGCGGCCTGATTTTCTTCCAATACAAACTGAACCTCGCCTATCACGACGCGAAGTATGCCGACCTTTACGAGGAAACGATGTATAACGCGCTGCTCGGCGCGACGGATCTGGACGGGAAGAATTTCAACTACACCAATCCGCTCGTTGATGGTCGCCGGACGCCGTGGCACGTCTGCCCCTGTTGCGTGGGCAACATTCCGCGGACCTTGCTGATGATTCCCACGTGGACCTATGTGAAGAGCGATGACGGCATCTATGTGAATCTCTTCATTGGCAGCCGCATCAACGTCGAGCGCGTCGCCGGCACGGATGTCGAGATGGTGCAGGACACGGATTATCCCTGGAGCGGCAAGATCGCCATCACCGTGAACCCCAAGCAGTCGCGCAAATTCTCGGTTTATGTGCGCATTCCGGATCGCAGCACGAGCGAACTCTACACCGAAACCCCGGCGGTCAGCGGCTACACGTCATTTGCGGTGAACGGAAAATCCTACACTCCGAAAATGGAAAAGGGCTATGCGGTGGTGACGCGCGAATGGAAGGCCGGCGACCGCATCGAACTGGAACTGCCGCTGCGGCCGCAGCGCATCACGGCGGACCAGCACGTCAATGCGGATGAGGGCCGCGTGGCGCTGCGTTACGGTCCGCTGATCTACAGCGTCGAACGCGCCGACCAATCGGACCTTTCCCAGCCGTTGAGCGCCGACCCGCTCAAGGTCGAATGGCGTGGCAACCTGCTTGACGGCGTAATGGTGCTGGAAGGAAAATGGGCCAACGGCAAGCCGATGACCGCGATTCCGAACTTCGCACGGCTGAACCGCCTCGGCCAGGTGGCGACGGATGCGGCGGACGAGCCCAAGGTGAATTACGCGCCGGGAGCCACCGTTTCCGACGCGTCATCCAGCACGGGGAACAGCGAGCCGCAACCGCGGCGGCGCAATCGCCGGAACGCGAACGGGCCAGAATCCATGGTCTGGATGCTGAACGGCAAGTAG
- a CDS encoding beta-L-arabinofuranosidase domain-containing protein, whose protein sequence is MSSKCFAAGFIAALTAAPLLVLSGCRSTSGGDPANCGLKPLPSQVITNAVPYRACPLPLSAVRLTGGPLKHAQELDAKYLLELEPDRMLYHLRERAGLKPKAKAGYGGWDGAGRQLTGHIAGHYLSAVSYMYAATGDARFKERADYMVRELKEIQDAQGDGYIGGLLADVRKDGKVTLVDGKQRFEDLAKGVIQSGGFDLNGMWSPWYVEHKLYAGLRDAYRLTGNRTALDVEVKFAGWADGILSQLSEAQIQKMLNTEFGGMNEIMADLYADTGDPRWRKAFQYFEHHAIVDPLAQHRDILAGKHGNTQVPKLLGDLVYYIYTGNATNGAAAKYFWDQVVDHHSFATGGHGKDEYFGEPDKLNDRVDGRTAETCNVYNMLKMTRTLFALEPDVKYADFEERALFNHILASIDPANGQTCYMVPVGRGVTHEYQDMFESFTCCVGTGMESHALHGDGIYYECRDKLWVNFYTPSTADWQAMKAQLEVQTDFPEGESVSVKLHLKSAKHFTLALRRPGWAGDGFKVAINGQDVDALPAPDHYVELTRRWRDGDVVTLKLPKHLHAEPVPDNPRRVALMWGPLVLAGDLGPQNWRGARRDDLSVVPVLVTGDPNLSDWIKPIPGKPGDFRTAGVGRERDVDLIPFYRLHERTYAVYWDLFTPPEWEKRAAEIAAERERQHKLELATVAFVQPGEMQSERDFNQQGEESEPDRIMGRAARRGRNWFSFDVPVDPAHPMAVVVTYYSDEWRKRTFDILADGQKIGEQVVAKDGTPRFFDVKYAIPADVVKDKSKVTIRFQSTNGSEIAAVFGVRMIRADSDR, encoded by the coding sequence ATGTCATCAAAATGCTTTGCTGCTGGATTTATTGCCGCGCTGACCGCGGCGCCGCTGCTCGTTCTGTCGGGCTGTCGTTCAACCTCCGGGGGTGACCCGGCGAACTGCGGCCTGAAACCGCTGCCGAGCCAGGTCATCACCAACGCCGTTCCTTACCGCGCCTGTCCATTGCCGCTTTCGGCCGTGCGTTTGACGGGCGGACCGCTGAAACACGCGCAGGAGCTGGACGCGAAATACCTGCTGGAGCTGGAGCCCGACCGGATGCTGTATCATCTGCGCGAGCGGGCGGGATTGAAGCCCAAGGCGAAAGCGGGTTACGGCGGCTGGGATGGTGCCGGCCGGCAGCTGACCGGACACATCGCGGGTCATTATCTGTCCGCAGTGAGCTACATGTATGCGGCCACTGGCGACGCGCGGTTCAAAGAGCGCGCCGATTACATGGTGCGCGAGTTGAAGGAGATTCAAGACGCCCAGGGAGACGGCTATATTGGCGGCCTGCTCGCCGACGTTCGGAAGGACGGCAAGGTGACGCTGGTGGACGGCAAACAGCGCTTCGAGGATCTGGCCAAAGGCGTGATTCAATCCGGCGGCTTCGACCTGAACGGGATGTGGTCGCCGTGGTATGTGGAGCACAAGCTCTACGCCGGTTTGCGCGACGCGTATCGCCTGACGGGCAACCGCACCGCGCTCGATGTGGAAGTCAAGTTCGCCGGGTGGGCCGACGGCATCCTGTCGCAGCTCAGCGAGGCGCAGATTCAAAAGATGCTCAACACCGAATTCGGCGGCATGAACGAGATCATGGCCGACCTATACGCGGACACCGGCGATCCGCGCTGGCGGAAGGCATTCCAGTATTTTGAGCACCACGCGATTGTCGATCCGCTCGCGCAGCACCGGGACATCCTTGCGGGCAAACATGGCAACACGCAGGTGCCGAAGCTGCTCGGCGATTTGGTGTATTACATTTACACGGGCAACGCCACGAACGGTGCGGCGGCGAAATACTTCTGGGATCAGGTGGTTGATCATCACAGCTTCGCGACGGGCGGCCATGGCAAGGACGAGTATTTCGGCGAACCGGACAAGCTGAACGACCGCGTGGATGGCCGCACCGCCGAAACCTGCAACGTTTATAACATGCTCAAAATGACGCGGACCCTGTTCGCGCTGGAGCCGGACGTCAAATACGCGGATTTCGAGGAGCGCGCGTTGTTCAATCACATTCTCGCCTCGATTGACCCGGCGAACGGACAGACCTGCTACATGGTTCCCGTGGGGCGCGGCGTGACGCATGAGTATCAGGACATGTTTGAAAGCTTCACCTGCTGCGTCGGCACCGGCATGGAAAGTCACGCGTTGCACGGTGACGGCATCTATTACGAATGCCGGGACAAACTCTGGGTCAATTTCTACACGCCTTCGACCGCGGACTGGCAGGCGATGAAGGCGCAGCTGGAAGTGCAGACGGATTTTCCCGAAGGCGAAAGCGTCTCGGTGAAGTTGCACCTGAAATCGGCGAAACACTTCACGCTGGCGTTGCGGCGGCCAGGCTGGGCAGGCGACGGGTTCAAGGTGGCCATCAATGGTCAGGATGTAGATGCGCTGCCGGCGCCGGATCATTACGTGGAACTGACGCGGCGCTGGCGCGATGGCGATGTGGTCACGCTCAAGCTGCCCAAGCACCTGCACGCCGAGCCGGTGCCGGACAATCCGCGCCGGGTCGCGCTGATGTGGGGTCCGCTGGTGCTGGCGGGCGATTTGGGGCCGCAAAACTGGCGCGGCGCGCGGCGGGATGACCTGTCGGTGGTGCCCGTGCTGGTCACGGGCGACCCGAATCTGTCCGACTGGATCAAGCCCATCCCGGGCAAGCCCGGCGATTTCCGGACCGCCGGCGTTGGGCGGGAGCGCGACGTGGATTTGATTCCATTCTACCGGCTGCACGAGCGCACCTACGCGGTGTATTGGGATTTGTTCACGCCTCCGGAATGGGAGAAACGGGCGGCCGAGATTGCGGCGGAACGCGAGCGGCAACACAAGCTGGAACTGGCCACGGTGGCCTTTGTGCAGCCGGGCGAGATGCAGTCCGAGCGCGACTTTAATCAACAAGGGGAGGAGTCGGAGCCGGACCGCATCATGGGCCGCGCGGCGCGGCGCGGACGCAACTGGTTTTCCTTCGATGTGCCGGTGGATCCGGCGCATCCGATGGCCGTGGTGGTGACCTATTACAGCGACGAGTGGCGCAAACGCACGTTCGACATTCTGGCGGATGGACAAAAAATTGGCGAGCAGGTCGTCGCCAAGGACGGCACCCCGCGTTTCTTCGACGTCAAATACGCGATCCCGGCCGACGTGGTGAAGGACAAGTCGAAGGTTACGATCCGATTCCAATCCACGAACGGAAGCGAAATTGCCGCCGTCTTCGGCGTGCGGATGATTCGGGCGGACAGCGACCGTTGA